The nucleotide window GCTGGACACCCAGGCCCTGATGAAGCCCGCGGTGGCCTACACGGCGGCCGAGCGTGTGCCACGCATCGCGGTGGGACGCGCCACGGGGGAGCTCGAGCTGCTCGACCTGCCCGCGGGCTTCCGGCGTGTGCTCCAGGTCTCCGAGGAGCCGGTCATCGCCGCGCGGCTCTCCGCGGATGGCTCGCGGGTGGCGGTGTGCACGCTGGATGACCGGGTGCGCCTGTACGAAGCGGACACGGGACGGCTGATGTACGAGGTGCAGCACCCCGCGCTGCCGTTCGAGGTGGCCATGGACGACGACGTGCTGGTCACCCGCTCGGATGACCAGCAGACGCGCTTCTTCGACCTCGCCACGGGAGCGCCCCGGGAGGTGCTCGACGGCAACGCGCAGCCGGACGAGGTGACCCGCCGCGCGTACTGGGAGGTGCTCGGCGACGCGCCCGTCGCGTTCCATCGCCGCATGGACACCACGCCCCTGGCGCACTTCCACGACTCGCTGGAGGAGACGCTCATCCTGCGTGACGGAATCGTGGTGGCGCGCGGCCTCACCGTCCCGGACTTCCTCTACGTGCTCAAGCTCCACGAGCCCACGGGCGGAGCCTGAAGCCCGAAGTCACTCGCAGCCCACGCGCCGGGGGCCCACGGCCAGGTCATCCAGCCACCAGTCCGTGGGCGTCGAGAGGCCCTGGTAGAGGAACACGCCCGCCTCCAGCACCGTGAAGTCGCGAGCCTTCTCGCGCGTCGGCGGTGTCTGGGTGGGCGGGTCGGCGAAGACGAACCTGCGAGGCCACTGGAGCTCCACGCCGTCGAGCCACACGCGAGGCTCGGCGGCCTGTGGCGCTTCACCGTTCGCGCCGTCGAAGAGCCACTCCACGCAGGCCCACCGGTCCAACACGAGCGGCGTGTCGGAGACCTGCACCCACTCCGGGAAGCCGGGCGGCTCCGGGGGATGCCAGATGGCCATGTACTTCTCCTGGTACGTCGCCACCTCGTACCAGTCGAGCGCCTCGAACGCGGTGTCCTGGCTCCCTGGGCGCGGATAGCGCGCGTTGAAGAGCCCCGCGTGCGAGGCCGGCCGCGCGGGCGTCACGTAGACGTGGACACGTCCCCAGAGCACGGGACCGAAGTCCTTCGGGAGCTGGAAGCGCACCGTCTTCTTCGGACCACCCTGCTCGCCCTCGCGGCCTCCGACGAGCTGGCTCGCGTGCAGCGCATACCGGCCGCCCCGGGCACGTGTGTCATCCACGAGGAGCTGGCCGCTGAACTCGTCACGGAACGGTGTCCAGCCCTCCGGGAGTCGCCCCTCCTCGAAGTCCCAGCACAGCGTCCCCGGTGCCGAGCACCCCGTGGACACCGGCCGCTCCGAAGAGTGGTGGGCACACGCGGAGACGAGCAACACCACGAGCCATCCAGGAGCGACTGCGACGCGCATGTTCCCCACCTCTTCGCGCCAGGCGCGCAGGTCAGCCCATATCACGGACCTGACGGGCGGCCTCGCGCACCGCGTCCAGGAGCGCGTGGAGGGTCCGCTCCTCGGTGGAAGGAGACATGACGGTCGCCCGCAGCCAGCGCGTGCCCTCCACCACGGAGGAGGCCAGGTGGAAGCGGCCGTCCGCGATGAGCCAGTCCCGCATGGCGATCTGCTGCCGCTCATGTGGAGCGTCACGAGGGCGGAAGCAGACCACGTTGCTCTGCGGCTCATACGGCGTCTCGAAGTCCGGCCGAGCGCGCAGCAACTCCCACAGCCGATGGGCGGTGGCATACCGCCCCGCCACGTACTCCCCGAGCCCTGCCTCTCCACGCCAGGCCAGATTGAGGAAGAGCTTCAATCCGAGCTGGGCTTTCGCCCCCTCGACGGTCCTCATCATCAAGTCGGGGCCACCGCGCTCATCTTCAAAGAACAGGTAGTCGGCCTCCTGACGGAAGGCCCGCTCCAGGTCGACCTTGCGACGCACCAGCACGGCCGCGGCCAGCGTGGACGTCCTCAACATCTTGTGTGCGTCCCAGACCACGGAGTCCGCGAGCTCGATTCCCGCGAGCCGACCTCGCAACGCCGGAACCAGCAGCGCCGAGCCCCCGTGCGCCGCGTCGACGTGAAACCACAGCCCCAGCTCACGACACACCCGTCCGACGCCCTGGAGGTCATCGTAGAGCCCGGTAGCGGAAGCGCAGGCGTTGGCGACGACCGCCATCACCTTCCGCCCTCGTCGGCGCTGCGCCTCGACGACGTCGGCGACGGACTCGACGATGATCCTGCCGAGCGCGTCACAGGGGAGAGGCACCACCGCGTCACAGCCCAGCCCGATGATGGCGGCACCGCGCTTGACGGAGACGTGACAGGACACGGGTGCCAGCAGAACGGCCTGGCTCGGCGTCCCTTCGCTCCAGGCGGAGGGAAAGGCCCATGCCCGCGCCGCGAGCAGGGAGGTGACGTTGGCCAGCGACCCACCGTTGACCAGCACACCTCCCGCCGACTGCTCGGGCCACCCGACCTTGCTCACCATCCAGTCGACCACCGCGAGCTCGACCGTGGCCGCCGCGGCCCCCATCTCATACAGCGACATGGCGTTGTTCGTGACGCCATGGACCAGGTCCCCCAGCGCCGCGGGGAGGTCGGGACAAGCACACTGGTGCGCGAGGTATCCGGGGTGGTGCAGCCGGGTCCCCTCCTCCAGGTAGCGTCCGAGGAAGTCATCGAGCGACCGCGCATCCATGCCGCCCTCTCGAATCCACCGTTGCAAGGACAGCACGTCCGACAGCTCCGCCGGGGTCCGGCGCGCGGTGACGCGCCCTGTCCCCCGCTGGCTCTCGTCCACGTACATCCCCAGGCGCCGCGTCATGACCGCCATGGCGGCTTCCCATTCGGCCGGAACCCATTGTCCCCTGGGCTCCGGAGGCGCTGCCTCCGCGCTCATCTCGCGTCGCGGGCTCATCGCGGGTCTCCCTCATGGAGCCGCTCGGGCTCCCATCGCACGGAGGAAGCCGGGTGCT belongs to Myxococcus fulvus and includes:
- a CDS encoding pyridoxal phosphate-dependent decarboxylase family protein — encoded protein: MAVMTRRLGMYVDESQRGTGRVTARRTPAELSDVLSLQRWIREGGMDARSLDDFLGRYLEEGTRLHHPGYLAHQCACPDLPAALGDLVHGVTNNAMSLYEMGAAAATVELAVVDWMVSKVGWPEQSAGGVLVNGGSLANVTSLLAARAWAFPSAWSEGTPSQAVLLAPVSCHVSVKRGAAIIGLGCDAVVPLPCDALGRIIVESVADVVEAQRRRGRKVMAVVANACASATGLYDDLQGVGRVCRELGLWFHVDAAHGGSALLVPALRGRLAGIELADSVVWDAHKMLRTSTLAAAVLVRRKVDLERAFRQEADYLFFEDERGGPDLMMRTVEGAKAQLGLKLFLNLAWRGEAGLGEYVAGRYATAHRLWELLRARPDFETPYEPQSNVVCFRPRDAPHERQQIAMRDWLIADGRFHLASSVVEGTRWLRATVMSPSTEERTLHALLDAVREAARQVRDMG